Part of the Marinobacterium rhizophilum genome is shown below.
CGCCGCCACACCGAGCAGCTCGGCAACCCAGGGTGGCGCCTCAACGCAGTCGATACGATCCTCCACCCGCCCGATCCAGAAACCGAAGGCTTCGCGGTAATGCATATAGAGGGACTCGTGCAAATCCTCCGCCACCAGGCTGTCGCTGTGGCGATAGTCGATCCAGATTTCCTCGGCGGCTACCAGCTGGGTATTAAGGTAGCGCTTGCGCCGGATGGACCACAGCTTGGCTTCGAGATAGTCCATCTCCAGCTGCTGCGCCACCTCCGGTTCCTGGCGCATGGTCACCGCCAGAGTATCGGCACGGGGCACGCCACCGCCGCCCAGCAGTTCCAGGTGAAAGAACTGGTAAATGGCCGTGCCGGTGGGGGCGCGTTTTACATAGGTACCCGAGCCCTGGCGCCGCTCCAGCAGGCCATCGCTTTCGAGCTTGGCCAGCGCCTTGCGCAACGTCCCCACGGCCACGTTAAGGCTCGTGGCCAGCTGCGACTCCACCGGCAGTCGCTCGCCGGGCTGCCAGTGACCGGCGGCGATCTCGCGGTGCAGCAACTCGCCGATCTGGATATAGAGCGGTAATTTTTTGGATTTTCCGTTCTTCAACACAACTTGTTCCTCTAGATCCGTATCCGCAATGGTCGGCTGCACCGAAGTATCGCAGCATCCACTGGCAGAGCGTCAGTGCAATATACCGGCCCTTGGGGGAGAAACACAACAATTCATGCATGATTGATTTACATAATCAAAAGACACTGATAGGGTTACTCCACTACCGGATCCCAGACTGGCTACCGTTGATGGGCACAGTCGGCGCTACACCGGATAACAAGAACAGACCCGCCGGCCAGCTCCATGGCCTGCGCAGAACACCTGGAGACAGCCCCCTTGGAAAAAGTGCAGCTTGGTAATACGGCCGTGGAATTCAGCAGACTGGTTTACGGCGTCTGGCGTCTGGCAGACGACAGCGACACCTCGGTGGCGAATGTCCGCGCCAAGATCGATGCCTGCCTCGAGCAGGGCATCACGACCTTCGACCACGCCGACATCTATGGCGACTACCGCTGTGAAGCGCTTTTTGGCAAGGCGCTGGCGCAAGACCCGTCTCTGCGCGCATCCATGCAGCTGGTCAGCAAATGCGATATCGCCCTGGTATCCGATGCCTTCCCGGCACGACGCGTAAAGCACTACGACACCAGCGCGGCCTATATCCGCAACAGCGTTGATACCAGTCTGTCCAGGCTGCACAGCGAACAGCTGGACCTGTTGCTGATCCACCGCCCCGATCCCTTTATGGACGCAGCCCAGACCGGTGCCGTGCTGGATGACCTGGTCGACAGCGGCAAGGTGAAGGCCCTGGGCGTATCGAATTTCATGCACTGGGACTGGCGCCTGCTGCAGCAGCACATGAAGCACCGCCTGGTGGTCAACCAGATCGAGATGAACCTGCTTGAGCGCAGTGCCTTCACCGACGGCACCCTGGCGAGCATGCAGCTTGATGGCATCAGGGCCATGGCCTGGTCGCCACTGGCCGGCGGCGCCCTGTTCGGCGATAGCGCCGCAGCCCAGCGCCTGCGCCCACTGCTGGACGGTATCGCCCGCCAGTACGGCAGCAGCGCCGATCGTGTTGCCCTGGCCTGGCTGATGATGCATCCGGCCGGCATCATGCCGGTGGTCGGCACCAACAATATCGAGCGCATCCATGGCCTGGCCAGCGCCTGCGACATCCGGATCGACCGCGAAACCTGGTTCGAACTCTGGACCGCGGCCAGCGGCCAGGAAGTTCCCTGAAACCAGGGGTCTGAAGGACCACTACACTTCCACTGTCAGATAGGTCGGCGCCACGCCTGGCGAGGCGCCAACACCACTGCATCCCTGCATAATTTTAATAAAGGGGTATTGGCAGCTCATGAAAATACTCAAGTTTTGTCTGGGCACACTCGAATGGATCAATCTGCTGCTGATCCGTGCCGGCAAGTCCGTGGCCTGGGTCTGTGTCGCCGCCATGGTGGCGGCCATACTGCTGCAGGTGTTCTGTCGCTATGTACTCAATAATGCCCTGCCCTGGCCCGAGGAAGCGGCCCGCGCGCTGATGATATGGATGATGGCGCTGGTTGCCGCCAATGCCTATCGCCAGGGATCTTTTGTCGCCATCGACATGCTGCACGGTTTCCTGCCCCCAAGGGTCACCGCCGTCCTCAAGTTCTTCCTGCTGCTGGTGTCCGCCCTGGTACTGGTACAGCTGTTCAGCCTTGGGCTGGAATTTTTCGAGCGCGGTTTTCGCACCCGCGCCGCTTCCTTTGACCTGCCCCGTGCCTGGATCTACCTGGCCATGCCCGTCTGCTTCGGTACCATGCTGCTGGTGAACGCCGAGCTCCTGCTGCGGGAAATCGGCCGCCTGTTTGGCCGGCCCGAAGACTTTCCCAGCCCCGTGCTCGAGCCCAATACCGTTCCGGAAGCCGAATAAAAAGGATCACGCATCATGCTCGTACTTTTCCTGCCGCTGTTCCTGATTTTTCTGCTGATTGGCATGCCGGTGTTCTTCGCCATGCTGTCGGCCCCCGGCATCATGCTGCTGACCCAGGGCATGGATCGGGACATTCCGATGCTGTTTCGCAATATTTATAACGGCATCGATTCCTTCCCGCTGATGGCGATCCCGTTTTTCATGCTGGCCGGGGAGCTGATGAATCGGGGCGGCATCACCCTGAGCCTGGTCAACTTCTCCCAGGCCTTTATCGGCCATGTGCGCGGGGGCCTGGCCCATGTGAACGTGCTGTCGAGCATGCTGTTCGCCGGCCTCTCCGGTTCCGCCGTGGCGGATACCTCGGCCATCGGCTCCATGATGATCCCGGCCATGGAAAAGAACGGCTACACCCGGCGCTTCTCCGCCGCGATTACCGCCGCGTCTTCGGTCATAGGGCCGATCATTCCGCCCTCCGGCATCATGATCATCTACGCCTACACCATGGAAGTATCGGTGGCGGCACTCTTTGCCGCCGGTGTCGTGCCGGGCATTCTGGTGGGCCTGGGGCTGATGGCGGTGATCGCCCTGATGGCCAAGCGCTATGACTTCCCGGTAGCGGGCCCCAAACAGAGCTGGCCCGAGCGCGCAACGGCGACCAAGAGCGCCTTCCTGCCACTGCTGACGCCGGTGATTATCCTGGGCGGTATTCTGGGCGGTATCTTCACCCCCACCGAAGCCTCGGCCGTGGCGGTGGGTTACGCCCTGGTACTGAGCATCTGGGTAATGAAAACGGTCAAGGTCAGCGAACTGCCGGGCATTCTTACCCGCAGTGCCCAGTCATCCGCCGTGGTCCTACTGCTGGTCGGTGCCGCCATCGCCTTCAAGACCGTCGTCAGCCTGTCCCACACCGCCGAACACCTGGCCACCTGGGTACTGGGCATCAGCGACAATCCGCTGATGCTGCTGTTCATGATCAACATCCTGCTGTTCATCATTGGCATGTTCCTGGATGCCGGTCCCGCGATCATTATCCTGGGGCCCATACTGGCACCGGTGTTTATCGGCATTGGCGTGGACCCGATCCACTTCGCCATCATCATGAGCGTCAACCTGACCGTGGGGCTGGCAACGCCCCCCATGGGACTGGTGCTCTTTGTCGCCTCCAGTGTGTCGGGGGAAAGGGTTGAAGCCATTGCCAAATCCATACTGCCGTTCCTGTTTATCGAGATCGTGGTCATCTTCCTGATCACCTTTTTCCCGGCGCTGTCCATGACCATCCCCCGATGGCTTGGGCTCGCCTGACGTACCTCAGTGACATCCACCAACCCTACCCACAAGAAGAATCGAGAGGATTGACCCATGGTGATTAACAAGACCCTGAAATCCGCCCTGGTGGGCACCCTGGCGGGCGCGACCCTGCTGTTCGGCGCCCTCAGTTCCGCAGCCGAGTTCAACCTGCGCGCCGTGGCCAACTCCAACGAAAACGATGAAGACTACGACGGCCTCGTGGTGTTCAAGGACTTCGTTGAAGCCCATTCCAACGGACGCATCGCCGTGGAACTGTTTATTGGCACCCAGCTGTGCGCCAACGGCACCGAGTGCATGCAGGCACTGGAAGATGGCTCCGTGGACGTGTTCATCTCCACCGCCAGCGGTGTGGGCAACATGTTCCCCTATGTCCAGGTACTCGACCTGCCCTACCTGCTGCGCGATGACCGCGTCGCGGAAACCGTGCTGGCCGGTGACTTCACCCGTGAACTGCGAAAGTCCATCCTCGAGGATTCCGACGACCGCGTGCGCCTGATGACCATCGGCAACACCGGTGGCTGGCGCAACTTTGCCAACACCAAGCGCACCATCCAGACCCCCAAGGATATCGAAGGCCTGAAGATTCGCACCGTGGTCTCGGACCTGCCCCAGGAGCTGGTCAAGTCGCTGGGCGCCAGCCCGACACCGATTCCCTGGCCGGAACTCTTTACCTCCTTCCAGACCGGCGTGGTTGAAGGCTCGAAGAATGGCATCACCGACATCATGAGCATGAAGTTCCCCGAGGCAGGCCTCAAGTACATCACCCTGGATGGCCATGCCTACATGTCCGCCTACTGGTTCATGAACAACGAGAACTTCCTCGACATGCCCGAAGACATGCGCCGCGTCATCGTGGACGGTTTCTCGGCGCTGCAGCAGGCCACCTTCGCCTCGCCCAAGCGCAAGTCCATCAAGGCCTACCAGGAGTTCAGCGCCGCCGGTGGCGAAGTCTATGTACCGACCCCCGAGCAAAAGGATGCGTTCAAGCAGGCCGCCGAGCCGGTCTACACCTGGTTCAAGGGCAACGTAAAGGACGGCCAGAAATGGTTTGACCTGCTGGCCCAGGAAGCGAGCAAGGCCGAACAGGCTATCGAGGCAAGCTACGCCCGCGACCTGAAGTAAGCCCCTTAGCCCCGCGACTAAAACGTCAGCAGCATACACAAAAGCCACGCTACGCGTGGCTTTTTGCTGTCAGGCCCACAGCCCCTGTCTGGGCATCAAAGATAGCGCCGGTAAAACGCCAGTTCCTGTTCCAGCACCGCGATCTGATTGTCCAGTCGACGAAAGCCGTGGCCTTCGTCCTCGAACAGCTGCACCTGGGTATCGATGCCACCTGCACGCAGTGCTGCGCTCATGCGCAGGGTCTGGTCCGGCAACACCACCCTGTCCTGCATCCCCTGAAAGAAGATGACCGGTGCAGCGATTCGAGTGGCGTTGGCCAGCGGGGAACGGGCGCGGTAGCGGGCTGCCACCTGCTGCGGATCAAGCGCCGGGCCCAGCAGTAGCCAGTCGAGGTAACGGGATTCGAACTTGTGCGTGACCCGCCCCAGTGAAAGCGGATCACTGACACCGTAGAGACTGGCACCGGCGCGCAGGCCCTCGAGCCCCGCCAGGGCGCTGAGCGTGGTGTAGCCGCCGGCGCTGTTGCCGCGAATAAACACGCGGGCAGGATCGATGCGCCCCGCCTCACCCAGGGCCTTGATGGCAGCCGCGACATCTTCAACATCGGTGCGGCCCCAATTGCCCGCCAGGCGACGCCGATAGGCGCGGCCAAAACCCGCGCTGCCACGGTAATTCAGATCCAGCACCGCAAAACCATGACCGCACCAGTACTGCACCGCGACGCGATACACCGGATAGCTCGTCGCGGTCGGGCCGCCGTGGGTCATGATCAGCAGTGGCGGTTTTGTCATCTGTGGTGCCGCCGCCAGAGCCCCGTAGAAAAAGCCATGCACCTGCTCAGCCCCGCCCACAGCACAGCTGAACGGCTGCGGCCGCGCTACCAGATGATCCGCTTGTGCGCCACCGGCCAGCACCCTGGGTTCGGCACAGCGGGCATCAAACGCCAGTATCGCCACCCCACCCCGGTCGGTCTGCCCGATACAGTAAGGGCGCCCCTCATGTACACAGACACTGCGGATCAGACCCTGGTGCGGCGCCAGTTCCCTGACAGGCTGGCCAGGGGAAACCTGCACCAGGCGCCCGCGCCCCTGGTCCACCAGGGCACAGTAATAGTCACCGTTGTCCGCCCGTGCCCAGGTACGCAGCCCGAGCTGCCACTGGGCCACGCCGAACTCGGCTTCGAGCGGGCAAACGTTCAGCCAGCCGACGGCGGCATCCCATCGATACAGGTTCCACCAGCCATTGCAGTCGCTCACCACGTGCAATGCACCCCGGCTGTCAAAGCCCGGCTGGAACAATGACTCGTCTCCCCCGCCGACCGCACGCTGTACCGGCTGCACACAATAGCCGTTGCTATCGAGCCGGGCCTGATACAGCTGATTGCAGGTCCAGGGCTGATGGGGATGATCCCAGGCCAGCCAGGCCAGCTCGCTGCCATCCGGGCTCAGGCAGGGGGAGCTGTAAAAGTCGTGTCCGCTGCACAGCAGCTGCGGTACCCCGCCCGGCAACGACACCGCCAGAAGAATATTATCGACCTGCGCCGGCACAGCGCCACCCGGCCCAGGCAGATCGGTGCTTTCATCCCGATGCACCTCGGCCACGGCAATCACGCGCCGGCGCAGCCCATCGTACACCAGGTCGCCGTAACGGGTATTGGGGGTATGGGTCAGGCGCAGGCAATGGGCCGGGGCAGGTGCAACGGCCATATCACCGAGCGGTTGCAGCCAGATCTGCTGGTCAGCCGCGTTGACGAACAGGACCCGGTCACCGGCCACGCAGAAGGCGCCACCGCCGTATTCGTGTACACGGCTGCGCACACTGAAGCCCGCTGGCGTGAGCACCTGACGCCGCCCCTGGTACAGGCGCACCAGGCGGTTGCAGCCATCACCTGGCTGGTATTCCACCCAGAAAAGGCCATAGTGACAGGCGACAAGACCGGCGTAGTCGTGCTGTACGGCACAGGCCTCGCGGGCGCCCGGGCCAACCCCGGGAGGAGCGCCAGCGCCCGGCGTAACGCCAGGCTCAATCGCTGCGACAGAAGACACGGCTGTTACGCTCATTACGAAAGGTCATGGGCATCTCTCCGGGCGCTTCGGCTTCTAGCCGCGCCTGCAGGATCTTGCCGTGGTGCTGCGACTTGCTGCACACGGGGTCCGCGTTGGCGGCATCGCCGGTGAGCATGTAGGCCTGGCAGCGGCAGCCGCCGAAATCCTTAGCCTTCTCATCGCAGGAACGGCAGGGCTCCTTCATCCAGTCGTCGCCGCGGTACCTGTTGAAGCCAAAGGAGCGATACCAGATATCCTCCAGGCTGCGGTCCTTCACATTGGGAAACCGCACCGGCAGCTGGCGGGCACTGTGACAGGGCAGCGCCGTGCCATCGGGCGTCACGGTCAAAAAAATCTGGCCCCAGCCGTTCATGCAACCCTTGGGACGCTCCTCGTAGTAATCCGGCGTCACGAAGATCAGCTTCATCGGGTTGCCGGCGGCCTCCAGCTTTGCGCGGTATTCGCTGGTGATGCGTTCCGCCCGTTCAAGCTGGGCGCGGCTCGGCATCAGCTGTTCGCGGTTCTCCAAGGCCCAGCCGTAGTACTGGCAGGTGGCCAGCTCCACATAGTCAGCCCCCAGCTCGATACAGAGTTCGATAATGCGGTCGATGCGATCGATATTGTGGCGGTGGGTGACGAAATTCAGCACCATGGGGTAGCCATTGGCCTTGACCGCCCGCGCCATCTTCAGCTTCTGCTCGAATGCCTTGGCGGAGCCCGCCAGCATGTTGTTAACCGCCTCGTCGCTGGCCTGGAAGCTGACCTGGATGTGGTCCAGCCCCGAGGCGCGAAACTGTTCCAGCTTGGCCTCATTCAGCCCGATTCCCGAGGTGATCAGGTTGCTGTAATAACCCAGCTGACGCGCTTCCTGGATCAGCTCGTTGAGATCAGGCCGGGTCAAGGGCTCGCCGCCGGAAAAGCCCAGCTGGGCTGCGCCCATCTGCCGTGCTTCGCGCAGCACCTGCACCCACTGTTCGGTGTTCAGCTCCTGCCCGCTGGCGGAAAAATCCAGCGGATTGGAGCAGTACGGACACTGCAGCGGGCACTTGTAGGTGAGTTCCGCCAGCAGCCAGAGCGGCTGACCGGCGGGCTTCGGCGCCACATCAGGTTCACAGGCCGGTACCCCGCTAGAGGAATCGAATCCAGTTCTGTTCACAGGCCACCTCCATAAATTCGTGCACATCACAGGCCAGCGATCCGGCCTCGGGGAAAGCCTGCTGCAGCGCTGCGGTGATCGCCGCCTGGCTTTGGCTGCCATCGACCCGCGCCAGAATCTCGCCGGCACTGGGGTTGAGCTTGATCATGCCCTCGGGGTAGAGCAGCACATAGCTGTCCTGCGCCTTTTCCCATTGCAGGCGGAACATGGGGTTGAACGCCGGAATGCGCTGCGCGTCGGCCAGGAGCGCGCTCATGCCCAGGTGCTGAGTCAGTAAATCGGTCATCACAGCAGCCCCCGGTGGTAAACCCGCTTCGACGTCACCGTATGGTAGGGCGCCCGATCCAGCTGATAGGCCAGGGTCATGGCATCGAGCATGCTCCAGAGCACGTCGAGCTTGAACTGCAGGATCTCCAGCATGCGCTCCTGCGCGGCCCGGGTGCGGTAATGCGCGAGCGTAATGGCCAGGCCATGTTCCACATCCCGCCGGGCTTCGGTGAGGCGCGAACGGAAATACTGGTAGCCCGCGGCGTCGATCCAGGGATAGTGTTCCGGCCAGCTGGCCAGGCGTGACTGGTGAATGGTCGGTGCAAACAGTTCGGTCAGTGACGAGCTGGCCGCTTCCTGCCAGCTGGCCCGGCGGGCAAAATTGACATAGGCATCCACGGCAAACCGTACCCCCGGCAGCACATGCTCCTGGGACAGGATCTCGTCCCGACAGAGGCCTACGGCCTCCCCCAGTCGCAGCCAGGCTTCGATCCCGCCCTCACCACCGTCGTAGCCATCGTGGTCCAGCAGGCGCTGCACCCAGAGCCTGCGGGTGTCGCGGTCCGGGCAGTTGGCCATGATGGCGGCATCCTTCAGCGGGATGCTGACCTGGTAGTAAAAGCGGTTCGCCACCCAGCCGCGAATCTGTTCGGGCGTGCACTCGCCCGCGTGCATGGCGCGGTGGAACGGGTGGTGAATATGGTAATAGTCGCCCTTGGCCCGCAGGGCCGCCTCGAAGGCATCGGGTGACAGGGGTCGCTGCCGGGCTGACTGCAGTACTGAGCTATTCATCGCGTCGCCTCCGCGTTGTTCTTATAGTTCGATGGACATGCCATCCTCGGAAACCTCGATGCCGTGGCGACCCAGTTCGGCCCGCTCGGCGGAGTCTTCATCCAGGATTGGATTGGTATTATTAATATGAATCAGTACCTTGCGAGGCTTATTTAAGGTATCAAGAAACTCGATCATGCCACCTTCACCGAACAGCGCCAGATGCCCCATGTCACGGCCGAGCTTGGTGCCGACACCGGCGCGGATCATTTCGTCATCGTTCCAGAGGGTGCCATCCACCAGCAGGCAATCGGCCTCCTGCATGAAGGGCAGCAGGTGCGGTTCGATCACGCCAAGCCCCGGGGCATAGAACACCGACTTGCCCGTGCGGCTGTCGGTAATCAGCATACCGATGTTGTCGCCGGGATGGGGGTCGCCCTTGTGGGGCGAGTACGGTGGCGCACTGCTGGTCAGCGGCACGGCGGTAAGCGTGAGTTCCGGTACCCGGTCGATCACGAAGCTGCTGCTGCCCGGCTCCACGGCGATGCGCTGCCGGTCGATGCCGCCATTCCAGTGCCTGAGCATGTTGAACAGCGGGAAGCTCTGGCTCAGATCATCCTGCACACGGTCCGTACACCAGACCTGGTGCGGGCAACCTTCACGCAGCATCAGCAGGCCGGTGGTATGGTCAATCTGGCTGTCCATAAGGACGATGGCGGCAATGCCGGTATCCCGCAGGGCCCGGGCCGGCTGCATCGGCGCGAAGGCTTCGAGCTGGGCCCGGATATCGGGCGAGGTATTGAACAGGATCCAGTCGGTGCCATTGGCGCTGACCGCGATGGAAGACTGGGTGCGGGCTTTGGCGTTCAGGCTGCCGTCACGCAGGCCTCTGCAATTGTGACAGTTGCAGTTCCACTGTGGAAAACCGCCCCCGGCTGCCGAGCCCAGAATTTGAATTTTCATTATTATCGTGTCCGCCTGGCTGAGCGATGCGGGAAAGCGACGGTGATAGCGCCGCTTTCGCACTGAATTGGAAAGGCCCCGCAGTGCGAGGCCAGGCGCTTAGCGGTTGGCGAAGTACATGGTGACTTCGAAGCCTATGCGCAGGTCGGTGTATGCCGGTTTAGTCCACATGGTGCGTTCCTCATCGTTGTTGTTGATCGAGCCTTGGGGCGAATCTGAATCCGCTACCTGTCGATGATAGGAAGCCCGGGGTCTGTACAGAATGGTACTTTGGAACTAAAACCCGCCTGAATAGGTAGTAGAGGCGCCGCCGGCTGTAACAGGCAGTAAAAACAGGTGCCGCACAGCGCCCGGTAACGGCACTGAGCATCCACACTAAAAAGACAAGACTAACCTCGCGGCCGAACCGGCGGAGCCTCCACAGCATCGAGGCTGTCGCTGCGCTGCAGGGATTCGGTCAACGGGCAGGACAGCGCACCAGTCTGGGCCTGACAGGCATCAACAATCGCAGCCAGGGCGATTTCCATGCGTTGCAGATCCGCCAGCTTTTGCCGCACCTGCTGTAGCTTGCCCTCGGCCAGGCGACTCGCCTCCCGGCAGTGGCTGCCATCTTCCAGGCGCAGCAGCTGAGCCACCTCCTCCAGGCTGAATCCCAGACCCTGGGCCGACCTGATGAACCCCAGGCGCCTGATATCCGCGGCACCGTAGCGGCGAATACCCCCCTGGAGCCGGTTGGGTACCGGCAGTAGCCCCTTGCGCTGGTAAAAGCGGATTGTCTCCACTGTGACACCACCCTGGCGGGCAAAAGCGCCGATGGTCAGTTGATCCTGCTGTATTTCCATGCCACTTGACCCCGTACCTGACTACGGTCGTAACCTTAGCTCAACAGCAGGTGCAGCGAAAGCCGACCTGCCAGGGCCAACCAAAGGTGAATACATGAAAAACCCACAACGACTGCTGAAAACGGGCATCGCAGGTACGGTAATAGTCGCTCTGTGCTGCTTTACACCGGTTCTGGTTCTGCTGCTGGGGGCCCTGGGCCTGTCGGCGCTTGTCGGCTATCTCGACATTGTACTGCTGCCGGCACTGGCCGGTTTTGTCTGCCTGACCCTTTACGCCCTGTGGCGCAAGGCCAGCTGCAGTTCAGGCCCCGACAGCAAAACCAGGAGCTAACCCCGGATGAACAGCGAGCTGGATAACCACGACACTGGCGCGGACGCGCCTCTGCACGGCAAGCCACTGCGGATTGCCATCATCGGCACTGGCGCTGCCGCCATGGCCGCGGCGCTGAAGGCCGTTGAGCGCGGCGCCAGGGTGACCCTGATCGAACGCGCCCAGGTCGGTGGCACCTGCGTCAATACCGGCTGCGTACCGTCCAAGATCATGATCCGGGCCGCTCATATTGCCCGGCTGCGTCGCGAAAGCCCGTTCGACGGCTGTATCGAACCGGCGTCTCCCGCGGTATCCAAAGCCCGGCTGCTGCACAAGCAGCAGGCGCGTGTCGCTGCCCTGCAACAGGCCAAATATGCCGACATTCTGCAAAGCACGGACGGCATTACCCTGTTACGCGCAGAAGCCCGTTTCGACAGTGCTTCCGGCCTGCGGCTACAGGTGCACGGTGGTGAAGAACGGCTGCTGGCGTTCGATCGCTGCCTTGTCGCGACCGGTAGCCGCCCTGCAGTGCCGGCCATAGCCGGTCTTGAGGACACTCCTTACTGGACCTCGACCGAGGCGCTGGCATCCGACACCCTGCCAGCCAGGCTCGCAGTGATAGGATCTTCCGCTGTGGCGGTGGAACTGGCGCAGGCGTTTGCCCGCCTGGGTAGCGAGGTGACCTTGCTGGCACGCTCGACCCTGTTTTCCCGTGAAGACCCCGCCATCGGCCAGGCCATCACCAGCGCACTGCGCGACGAGGGCATCCGGGTGCTTGAGCACACCCAGGCCCGCCGCATCGCTCACCGCGACGGTGAATTCAGCCTTCAGCTACAGCAGGCCGATGCACCCGGCGCTTGCACCCTCGCTGCCGACCGGCTGCTGGTGGCTACCGGCCGCACACCCAACACCGCCGCCCTGACCCCGGAGTGCGCCGGTATCCCGCTGACCCCTGAGGGCGCCATCGCGGTTGACCGGCAGATGCGCACCGGCATAGCCGGTATCTATGCCGCCGGAGACTGTACCGATCAGCCCGAATATGTCTATGTCGCTGCAGCCGCCGGGACCCGCGCCGCCATCAACATGACTGGTGGTGAAGCGAGCCTGGACCTGACATGCGTACCGGCGGTGGTGTTTACCGACCCCCAGATCGCAACCGTGGGCTACAGCGAAGCCCTGGCGCGTCTTGCCGGGATTGACACCGACAGTCGCACCCTGACGCTGGACAACCTGCCCCGCGCCCTGGTGAATTTCGACACCCGTGGATTTATCAAGCTGGTAACCGATGCCCGCCACGGGCGCCTGATTGGCGTTCAGGCCGTCGCACCCGAGGCCGGAGAACTCATCCAGAGTGCGGCGCTCGCCATCCAAGGCCGCATGACGGTCCAGGCACTCGCCGGCCAGCTCTTCCCCTACCTGACTGCAGTGGAAGGACTCAGGCTCGCGGCCCAGACCTTCAGCTCGGATGTGACCCGGTTATCCTGCTGTGCCGGCTGATGACAGCCTCGCGGTTCCCATAACAAGGCCCTAGCCGGCAATCACGCTATTGCGCAGC
Proteins encoded:
- the merR gene encoding Hg(II)-responsive transcriptional regulator, producing the protein MEIQQDQLTIGAFARQGGVTVETIRFYQRKGLLPVPNRLQGGIRRYGAADIRRLGFIRSAQGLGFSLEEVAQLLRLEDGSHCREASRLAEGKLQQVRQKLADLQRMEIALAAIVDACQAQTGALSCPLTESLQRSDSLDAVEAPPVRPRG
- the merA gene encoding mercury(II) reductase, with the translated sequence MNSELDNHDTGADAPLHGKPLRIAIIGTGAAAMAAALKAVERGARVTLIERAQVGGTCVNTGCVPSKIMIRAAHIARLRRESPFDGCIEPASPAVSKARLLHKQQARVAALQQAKYADILQSTDGITLLRAEARFDSASGLRLQVHGGEERLLAFDRCLVATGSRPAVPAIAGLEDTPYWTSTEALASDTLPARLAVIGSSAVAVELAQAFARLGSEVTLLARSTLFSREDPAIGQAITSALRDEGIRVLEHTQARRIAHRDGEFSLQLQQADAPGACTLAADRLLVATGRTPNTAALTPECAGIPLTPEGAIAVDRQMRTGIAGIYAAGDCTDQPEYVYVAAAAGTRAAINMTGGEASLDLTCVPAVVFTDPQIATVGYSEALARLAGIDTDSRTLTLDNLPRALVNFDTRGFIKLVTDARHGRLIGVQAVAPEAGELIQSAALAIQGRMTVQALAGQLFPYLTAVEGLRLAAQTFSSDVTRLSCCAG
- the merF gene encoding mercury resistance system transport protein MerF — translated: MKNPQRLLKTGIAGTVIVALCCFTPVLVLLLGALGLSALVGYLDIVLLPALAGFVCLTLYALWRKASCSSGPDSKTRS
- the pqqB gene encoding pyrroloquinoline quinone biosynthesis protein PqqB, which encodes MKIQILGSAAGGGFPQWNCNCHNCRGLRDGSLNAKARTQSSIAVSANGTDWILFNTSPDIRAQLEAFAPMQPARALRDTGIAAIVLMDSQIDHTTGLLMLREGCPHQVWCTDRVQDDLSQSFPLFNMLRHWNGGIDRQRIAVEPGSSSFVIDRVPELTLTAVPLTSSAPPYSPHKGDPHPGDNIGMLITDSRTGKSVFYAPGLGVIEPHLLPFMQEADCLLVDGTLWNDDEMIRAGVGTKLGRDMGHLALFGEGGMIEFLDTLNKPRKVLIHINNTNPILDEDSAERAELGRHGIEVSEDGMSIEL
- the pqqC gene encoding pyrroloquinoline-quinone synthase PqqC; this translates as MNSSVLQSARQRPLSPDAFEAALRAKGDYYHIHHPFHRAMHAGECTPEQIRGWVANRFYYQVSIPLKDAAIMANCPDRDTRRLWVQRLLDHDGYDGGEGGIEAWLRLGEAVGLCRDEILSQEHVLPGVRFAVDAYVNFARRASWQEAASSSLTELFAPTIHQSRLASWPEHYPWIDAAGYQYFRSRLTEARRDVEHGLAITLAHYRTRAAQERMLEILQFKLDVLWSMLDAMTLAYQLDRAPYHTVTSKRVYHRGLL
- the pqqA gene encoding pyrroloquinoline quinone precursor peptide PqqA; its protein translation is MWTKPAYTDLRIGFEVTMYFANR